The following are encoded together in the Pleurocapsa sp. FMAR1 genome:
- a CDS encoding response regulator, which translates to MSSQLDPEILAAITAEARQCFLDEDAPEYLQMLEQGLQDRADPNFTDLLRAAHSLKGGAGLACLTSLQNLAHKLEDVMVGIQEKKIDELDLAWALVEKSIDEVGYILSQARTVDNAIANPELITALESLVGFSSDTQEYSEYSTGESDDNSSQDALVYSTLTVDLENSFVVIEELELDTPEEVIEPLLSGFADECTFLAETLDLPWLGEVAAPITETLQGSDAVEALLLTKEIITQLRTEIADYLGNITLNQKSEPEIASNYEFVASTLNQDLEDLCQGILGLALDTPEEVINEALTGFGDECTFLGETLSLPWLIEAVSEIGTLIAEADPLEALLTVQELAEQIRQQRDSYLDLTKVDEQTFIDSEEDAEELSSEDVEQGLNENEEIDEAGFFGSEDEDEEAVPATIMFAPAAVSAAKVAEESKKPAPAANQLKIPLERLQDMTSNVEELILTYSRFGRQQKQLNQANRRLRSLTRQFEPIREQIQNLYDRLAIGSSDVSPTIGNAQKVNEGFDSLEMDRYTDLHSSLQLFQELMLQIQETRTDIDFVEREFAEDIEQTRNNLDNLYSEVTDSRLVPFDLLAKRFVPQIIGLSQRFDKLVDLKIEGKNTPVDQILLEQLQTPLTHLLNNAFDHGIESKYERITAGKPETATIQLTSKLQRNSLVITIKDDGGGISIEKVYNRAVERGICPPEKSIKDFQPGEILNWIFKPDFSTAAKVSDISGRGMGLDIVLNLIRKLKGQLQVQTDAGLGTTFTITLPLNLSLQSLLLVQLQNQIIAFPHTSVLEILPYRELDFTNERKQHINWHNQVITLTSVSNLFPCPREPFQLSLEKVAIVLETAFEPVTIVVDAIVKEEKLIIKPFDETIPVPAYMAGCTVLGSGEVIPVILPQGLEQNAVTKGSLKAKSVAQANNTSTILIAEDSIATRKMLDKILTAVGYKVIVCRDGQEALEQTEQYTGRIDLIVSDVEMPRLNGFELLAKVRAQPAFKNTPVIMATSRTGDRHKQEAKRLGATDYLGKPVQPQELIDTVAALLARR; encoded by the coding sequence ATGAGTTCCCAGTTAGACCCTGAAATTCTCGCTGCTATTACCGCCGAAGCTCGTCAGTGTTTTTTAGATGAAGATGCTCCAGAATATCTTCAGATGCTCGAACAAGGCTTGCAAGATCGTGCCGATCCTAATTTTACTGATTTATTGCGGGCTGCTCACTCCCTAAAAGGGGGAGCGGGTTTAGCTTGTTTGACTAGCCTGCAAAACTTGGCTCATAAACTAGAAGATGTGATGGTGGGCATTCAGGAGAAAAAAATTGACGAACTAGATTTGGCTTGGGCGTTAGTAGAAAAAAGTATTGACGAGGTAGGGTATATTTTAAGTCAGGCTCGCACAGTAGATAATGCGATCGCCAATCCTGAATTAATTACGGCTCTAGAGTCTTTGGTCGGCTTTAGTTCAGATACCCAGGAATATTCAGAATATTCAACTGGAGAAAGTGATGACAATAGTAGCCAAGACGCTCTAGTTTACAGTACCTTAACCGTAGACTTAGAAAATAGCTTTGTGGTTATTGAAGAATTAGAGCTAGATACCCCTGAAGAAGTTATTGAGCCTCTTTTGTCAGGATTTGCTGATGAATGTACCTTTTTGGCAGAAACTCTGGATTTACCCTGGTTAGGGGAAGTTGCTGCACCAATTACCGAGACTTTACAGGGATCTGATGCGGTTGAAGCATTGTTACTAACTAAAGAGATTATTACTCAGCTACGAACTGAGATTGCAGATTACCTTGGCAATATTACTCTTAATCAAAAGTCTGAACCTGAGATAGCAAGTAACTACGAATTTGTCGCTAGTACTCTCAATCAGGATTTAGAAGACTTATGCCAAGGTATTTTAGGCTTAGCTTTAGATACGCCAGAAGAAGTTATTAATGAGGCTTTAACTGGCTTTGGGGATGAATGTACTTTTTTGGGAGAAACTTTGTCCTTGCCTTGGTTAATTGAAGCGGTATCAGAAATCGGCACGCTGATAGCTGAAGCCGATCCCCTAGAAGCTTTATTAACGGTACAGGAATTAGCCGAGCAGATTCGTCAACAGCGAGATTCTTATTTAGATTTGACAAAGGTTGATGAGCAGACATTTATTGACAGCGAAGAAGATGCAGAAGAATTATCTAGCGAAGATGTAGAGCAGGGACTAAATGAAAATGAGGAAATAGATGAAGCAGGGTTTTTTGGCTCTGAAGATGAAGACGAGGAAGCAGTACCAGCTACCATAATGTTTGCCCCTGCTGCGGTGTCGGCTGCTAAAGTAGCAGAAGAATCTAAAAAACCTGCCCCTGCTGCAAATCAGCTAAAAATCCCCTTAGAAAGACTACAGGATATGACTAGCAACGTAGAGGAGTTGATTTTAACCTACTCTCGTTTTGGTCGCCAACAAAAACAGTTAAACCAAGCAAATCGTCGTTTGCGATCGCTTACTCGTCAGTTTGAACCGATTCGAGAGCAAATTCAGAATCTATACGATCGCCTAGCAATTGGTTCTAGTGATGTATCCCCAACCATAGGTAATGCTCAAAAAGTTAATGAAGGCTTCGATTCTTTGGAAATGGATCGCTACACAGATTTACACAGTAGCTTGCAATTGTTCCAAGAATTAATGCTTCAGATCCAAGAAACTCGCACTGACATTGATTTTGTCGAGCGAGAGTTTGCCGAAGATATTGAACAAACTCGGAATAATCTAGATAACTTATATTCTGAAGTTACTGATTCACGACTAGTTCCCTTTGATTTGTTGGCTAAAAGATTCGTTCCCCAAATTATTGGCTTAAGTCAACGATTTGATAAGCTAGTTGACCTAAAAATTGAAGGAAAAAATACTCCTGTCGATCAAATATTACTTGAACAGCTACAAACTCCCTTAACTCATCTGCTCAACAATGCTTTCGATCATGGTATTGAATCAAAATACGAACGTATTACTGCTGGCAAGCCAGAAACGGCAACTATACAGTTAACTTCCAAGCTTCAAAGAAATAGCTTAGTAATCACGATTAAAGATGATGGGGGGGGAATTAGTATTGAAAAAGTCTACAATCGTGCAGTAGAAAGAGGAATTTGTCCTCCCGAAAAATCAATTAAAGACTTTCAGCCAGGAGAAATTTTAAACTGGATTTTTAAACCTGATTTTTCTACCGCAGCCAAAGTTAGTGATATTTCTGGTCGAGGTATGGGGCTAGATATTGTCCTCAACTTAATTCGCAAATTGAAAGGTCAATTACAGGTACAAACTGATGCTGGTTTAGGCACAACTTTTACCATCACCTTGCCTTTAAACCTCAGCCTACAATCTTTGTTACTGGTTCAGCTACAGAATCAAATTATAGCTTTCCCTCACACTAGCGTTTTAGAAATATTGCCCTATCGGGAATTGGATTTTACCAATGAGCGAAAACAACATATTAATTGGCACAATCAGGTTATCACCTTAACTTCTGTTTCTAATCTGTTTCCCTGTCCTAGAGAACCTTTTCAACTGAGTTTAGAGAAAGTTGCGATCGTTTTAGAAACAGCCTTTGAACCTGTGACAATTGTGGTAGATGCTATTGTCAAAGAAGAAAAATTGATTATTAAACCTTTTGATGAAACTATTCCTGTACCAGCTTACATGGCAGGCTGTACTGTATTAGGCTCAGGGGAAGTAATTCCCGTGATTCTGCCTCAAGGTTTGGAACAAAATGCTGTGACCAAAGGTTCACTCAAAGCAAAATCCGTTGCTCAAGCCAACAACACTTCTACCATCTTAATTGCTGAGGATTCTATTGCTACAAGAAAAATGCTGGATAAAATATTAACTGCTGTTGGTTATAAAGTAATTGTTTGCCGTGATGGACAAGAAGCTTTGGAGCAAACAGAACAATATACAGGCAGAATCGATCTGATAGTTTCCGATGTGGAAATGCCTCGACTTAATGGTTTTGAACTATTAGCAAAAGTCCGCGCCCAACCCGCATTTAAAAACACGCCAGTAATTATGGCAACTTCGCGTACAGGCGATCGCCATAAGCAAGAAGCTAAACGATTAGGCGCAACAGACTATTTAGGAAAACCCGTTCAGCCACAAGAATTAATTGATACCGTAGCAGCCTTATTAGCACGAAGATAG
- a CDS encoding CPBP family glutamic-type intramembrane protease, protein MVLAILNVTINSIFSILLTRLVKAIAIPSYSSLSKMTILLCIYGLVAIPWGLKTNFLRWDICKSKQLIFKITATSLIAPALIEEIFFRVSLLPYPLEQIQPNSWFAWSLLSLFCFIIYHPLNAFTFFPQGKETFSNPVFLCLATGLGIIYTLTYWQSGSLWLPVFVHWLVVVIWLLCWGGLSKLNFK, encoded by the coding sequence ATGGTTTTAGCGATTCTCAACGTAACTATAAATTCTATTTTCTCAATATTGCTAACTCGCTTGGTTAAAGCGATCGCCATTCCTAGTTACTCTAGCCTGTCTAAAATGACTATTTTACTCTGCATATATGGTCTAGTGGCTATTCCTTGGGGCTTAAAAACTAATTTTTTGCGCTGGGATATATGCAAATCTAAGCAATTAATATTCAAAATTACAGCAACTTCGTTGATTGCACCTGCCTTAATTGAAGAGATATTTTTCCGCGTCTCGCTTTTGCCTTATCCTCTAGAGCAAATTCAACCTAATTCTTGGTTTGCATGGTCACTATTAAGTTTATTTTGCTTCATCATTTATCATCCCCTTAATGCTTTTACTTTTTTTCCTCAAGGAAAAGAAACCTTTAGTAATCCAGTTTTTCTTTGTTTAGCAACTGGGTTGGGGATTATCTACACTTTAACGTATTGGCAAAGTGGTTCTCTTTGGCTACCAGTATTTGTGCATTGGTTAGTGGTAGTTATTTGGTTACTTTGCTGGGGCGGGTTAAGTAAACTAAATTTCAAATAG
- a CDS encoding Uma2 family endonuclease — protein MKALYKWSVEDYHRIIESGVLEGKSVELLEGEIIAMSPEKPIHSSRIDTVADYLRDVLRGKAKVREAHPITLDNSEPEPDIAIVQFEDNNYRDRHPDPQNIYWLVEVSNTTLTRDLEEKSVTYARNSIPEYWVVDLPDNKLWVFTSPKQDGYSSKKEITTGIVKPLAFPTIDIKVAEILTINSQ, from the coding sequence ATGAAAGCACTTTATAAATGGTCAGTTGAGGATTATCACCGAATAATTGAATCTGGAGTTTTGGAAGGCAAATCTGTCGAACTTTTGGAAGGGGAAATTATTGCTATGAGTCCAGAAAAGCCTATTCATAGCTCTCGGATTGATACCGTAGCTGATTACTTAAGAGATGTATTACGAGGAAAAGCTAAGGTAAGAGAAGCTCATCCAATTACCCTAGATAACTCTGAACCTGAACCTGATATTGCCATAGTTCAGTTTGAGGATAATAATTATCGCGATCGCCATCCTGATCCTCAAAATATTTATTGGCTAGTCGAAGTATCTAATACTACTTTGACAAGGGATCTTGAAGAAAAATCTGTTACTTATGCTCGTAATAGCATTCCTGAATATTGGGTAGTTGATTTACCTGATAATAAACTTTGGGTATTTACTAGTCCAAAGCAGGATGGTTATTCAAGTAAAAAAGAAATTACTACAGGTATTGTTAAGCCCTTAGCCTTTCCCACAATTGATATCAAAGTAGCAGAAATATTAACCATCAATTCACAATAA